The Candidatus Saccharibacteria bacterium oral taxon 488 genome has a segment encoding these proteins:
- a CDS encoding glycosyltransferase gives MRIAIDARTLRTSTGRYVERLIHYLQKIDNRNDYIILLKPKDMDGWQADNPRFQKVTCPFAEFSFAEQRGFKKQLEELRPDLVHFAMVQQPVWYRASPVVTTMQDLTTVRFNNPDKNPMVFWVKQQIYKWVNKKVARKSAHIITISDFVKRDLVDFTGVSPDKITVTLESADELPKGNDPVKELVGKKFIMYIGRPTPHKNLRRLIDAFELLQQKHPELTLALAGKKDGNYARHEAYVTEHGLTNVVFTGFVSDEQLRWMYEHTAVYCFPSLSEGFGLPGLEAMLHGAPVASSTATCLPETHGEAAHYFDPYSVEDIARAIDELLTDEKRRRDLIKKGKQHVKTFSWQRMAEQTLAVYERYGRKDTNS, from the coding sequence ATGCGCATCGCCATTGATGCTCGGACGCTACGGACGAGCACCGGCCGTTACGTCGAACGGCTGATTCATTATCTACAAAAAATTGATAACAGGAATGACTATATTATCTTACTCAAGCCAAAGGATATGGACGGCTGGCAGGCCGACAACCCACGCTTTCAGAAAGTCACCTGTCCATTTGCTGAATTTTCGTTTGCCGAGCAACGAGGTTTTAAGAAACAGCTGGAGGAGCTGCGCCCAGATCTCGTGCATTTTGCAATGGTTCAGCAGCCCGTGTGGTACCGGGCCAGCCCGGTCGTCACCACCATGCAAGACCTGACCACCGTTCGGTTCAACAACCCCGACAAGAACCCGATGGTCTTTTGGGTGAAGCAGCAAATTTATAAATGGGTCAACAAAAAAGTCGCCAGAAAGTCGGCTCATATCATCACCATCTCTGACTTTGTCAAGCGTGACTTGGTGGATTTTACCGGAGTCAGTCCAGATAAGATTACCGTGACGCTTGAGTCCGCCGACGAGCTACCAAAGGGCAATGATCCGGTCAAGGAGCTGGTTGGAAAAAAGTTCATCATGTATATCGGCCGGCCGACACCACATAAAAATCTGCGGCGACTAATTGACGCATTTGAATTATTGCAACAAAAGCACCCCGAGCTGACACTGGCGCTGGCTGGCAAAAAGGACGGCAACTACGCTCGCCACGAAGCGTACGTTACTGAACACGGCCTTACAAATGTCGTCTTCACCGGTTTTGTGTCGGACGAGCAACTGCGCTGGATGTACGAGCATACGGCTGTGTATTGCTTCCCATCGCTGAGCGAAGGTTTTGGCCTGCCGGGTCTCGAAGCCATGCTGCACGGCGCGCCGGTCGCTTCAAGCACCGCCACTTGCCTGCCGGAAACGCATGGCGAGGCGGCTCACTACTTTGATCCGTATAGCGTTGAGGACATAGCGCGGGCAATTGACGAACTTCTGACTGACGAGAAGCGACGTCGTGACCTCATCAAGAAGGGTAAACAGCACGTCAAAACTTTCTCGTGGCAGCGAATGGCTGAGCAGACATTGGCGGTGTATGAGCGATACGGCCGCAAAGACACCAACTCATAG
- a CDS encoding glycosyltransferase, giving the protein MRTQPTIAIVHDWLYGGGAEQVVLALHQLYPDAPIYTSYCSRTWRKKLDNKVVTGYLQHWPFAQLRRLLPVLRQRWFARLDLGQFDIIISSSGNGEAKFIRTTRPDQRHICYCHTPTHFYWRHYQEYLRRPSFRPRWLARLGLRLLVRHLRRRDYQAAQRVDVFLANSTAIQADVKQFYDRDSIVVFPPVQTTSFMALAKTRPRSVTLPDRPRCLVWGRLVPMKRLDLVIRACQQLGWPLDIMGDGPDREQLEKLAGESTRFLGYVSDETRAAAIQQADLFIFTAHEDFGVAPVEALAAGLPVVAYQAGGALDYINPGKNGWFFAEQTVESLVATLQTLPDQRVSPRAIATSAKPFAEHAFTTAIKKIVTNERRGAHAHRH; this is encoded by the coding sequence ATGCGCACCCAGCCGACCATCGCGATCGTTCACGACTGGTTGTATGGCGGTGGTGCTGAGCAAGTTGTTTTGGCGCTACACCAGCTCTATCCTGACGCCCCGATTTATACCTCGTACTGCTCCCGAACGTGGCGAAAAAAACTTGATAACAAGGTGGTGACTGGTTATTTGCAGCATTGGCCATTTGCCCAGCTCAGGCGACTACTGCCGGTGCTCAGGCAGCGGTGGTTTGCGCGGCTGGATCTCGGGCAATTTGATATTATTATTTCTAGCTCTGGTAACGGCGAGGCCAAGTTTATCCGAACCACCCGTCCCGATCAACGACATATCTGTTATTGTCATACGCCAACACATTTTTATTGGCGGCACTATCAGGAATACCTGCGTCGGCCGAGCTTTCGGCCGCGGTGGCTGGCGCGACTGGGCCTGCGGCTGCTGGTCCGACATCTCAGGCGGCGTGATTATCAGGCGGCGCAGCGGGTTGATGTCTTTTTAGCCAATTCCACCGCCATTCAGGCTGATGTCAAGCAGTTTTATGACCGAGACAGCATCGTCGTCTTTCCGCCGGTGCAAACAACCAGCTTTATGGCACTCGCAAAAACCCGGCCGCGCTCCGTGACGCTACCCGACCGACCGCGCTGCCTGGTGTGGGGGCGACTGGTGCCGATGAAGCGGCTGGATTTGGTGATTCGGGCCTGTCAGCAGCTTGGTTGGCCGCTGGACATCATGGGCGATGGGCCTGATCGCGAGCAGCTGGAGAAGCTGGCGGGCGAATCGACGCGCTTTCTTGGCTACGTCAGTGACGAGACCCGGGCTGCCGCCATCCAACAAGCCGACCTATTCATCTTTACCGCCCACGAAGATTTTGGCGTCGCACCAGTTGAAGCCTTGGCCGCTGGACTGCCAGTGGTAGCATATCAAGCTGGTGGCGCACTGGACTATATCAACCCTGGTAAGAACGGCTGGTTTTTCGCCGAACAAACCGTTGAGAGCTTGGTGGCAACGCTCCAAACACTGCCCGACCAGCGAGTCTCGCCGCGAGCCATCGCCACCTCCGCTAAACCATTTGCCGAACATGCCTTTACGACTGCCATAAAGAAAATTGTAACCAACGAAAGGAGGGGCGCTCATGCGCATCGCCATTGA